The genomic segment CCAGAAATTAGGAGGAACGCAAAGTCAATGCAGGTAGAAATCGGTCAAGTGTATGAAGGCGTAGTCAAGGGCATCACACCCTACGGCGCATTTGTGGATCTGGCGGACGGGGTGACCGGAATGGTGCATATTTCCGAAGTTGCCAACGTGTACGTCAGCAATATCAGAGACCATCTGACAGAGAACCAGACCGTGAAGGTCAAGGTGCTGAGCATCAACGAAGCCGGAAAGATCAGTCTTTCCATCAAGAAGGCATGTCCGCCTCCCCAGCGGGAACAGCGGAAACCCCGGGATGGTGCGTCCCGTCCTCAGAACGGCGGCCGCCCCAGACAGGACAGGGGTCGTCCCAATGTGTGGGAACCCAAGAAGCAGCCCCCTATTACGGAGTTGTCCTTTGAGGATATGATGGCACGGTTCAAGCAGAGCAGCGAGGAAAAGATCTGTGATCTCAAGCGTGGATCCGACCGGAAGAACGGCTCCCGCAGCAGAGGAAAATAAGCAGAAAGGGAAAGCATACGCCGCTTTCCCTTTTCTTTTTCGCTTATTTGGACAATCCGGATTTCCCGTTTTTTGTGGAAATGCTGAATTTCCCACTTGAATCGACGGATTCCGACAGTTCCCCTTGCATCCGGGCAAAATTCGTGTTATAATGCTATACAGTAATATTTTGCGTAATTATATCATCTGATTTGATCAAAAGGAGTGATCCTATGGCAATCCTTGACGTAATCAAGTTTGGCGGACTTGCGTCCCGTGACTGGCTGGTGTATAAGCATCCCAAGGACAGCATTACCCTGGGCTCCCAACTGATCGTGGGAGAGGGTCAGGTAGCGATTTTCGTAAAGGGCGGCGCCGTTTGCGATGTATTTACCCCGGGCACCTATACCCTCAGCACCAACAACCTGCCGCTGCTGCAGGGCATCATCAACCTTCCATTTGGTGGCAAAACTCCCTTCTCTGCGGAGATCTACTACATAAATACCGTGACCAAGCTGGATCTTGCATGGGGCACCTCTGACCCCATCCAGTTGATTGACCCGAAGTACCATGTCCGGCTCCGGATCCGTGCCTTCGGGCAGGTGGGAATGAAGATCGCCGATTATGCCGGCTTCCTGCGGGAGCTGATCGGTTCCCTCAACGCCTCCGATGTGGTGCGGTACACCAAGGTACTGGATTTCTACAAGGGCATCCTGGTCACCAAGGTCAAGTCCATCATTGCGGACATCATCATCCACGACCAGATCTCCGCTCTGGAGATCGCTGCCCAACTGGATGGCATTTCTCAGCGTACTCAGCAGATTCTGACGCCGGAGTTCGGCAAGTTCGGCATGCAGCTGATCAACTTCTTCGTGAAGTCCATCAACTTCCCGGAGGAGGATTTCGAGACCATCAACAAGATCCTGGAGGATAAGGCGGCGTTCGACATTATGGGCGATTCCCGCTACGCCACCAAGCGCTCCTTTGACGTATACGAAGGGGCTGCCACCAACCAGAACGGGGTTGCCGGTGCGTTTGCAGCCGGGGGCATTGGACTTGGTGCCGGTGCAGCCATTGCCGGAAACGTGCAGCCTGCGGCTTCCGTGATGCAGGCGCCTGCCCCGGAGGCAGCCTACTGTCCTGCATGCCACGCAGCCAACAAGCAGGGTGCGAAATTCTGCAATAGCTGCGGCGCATCCATGACACCGCCGGAGCCAAAGCCCGCAGGAAAGACCTGCCCCGGATGCGGTGCAGCCGTGCCGGATGGCTCCAAGTTCTGTACCGAATGCGGCATGTCCCTGCAGCCGCCGGTCTGTGCCTGCGGCGCAACCCTGGAGCCAGGCTCCAAGTTCTGCAACCAGTGCGGCAGAAAGGTGGGTGAGTGAACATGAAAAAAGCAAGTCCTCTGGTACTGATCGCTTCTCTGTTCCTTTCCGTATTCTTCGTGGGCATTATGCTCTTTGTGCTGCTGGAGGTTCTGAAGGTGGGGGATTACCACGCCTTTCCCCAGATCATCACCTTTGCAGGCATCAATCTCGCCATCTTTGCGTTGGTGATCGGCGGCGGCAAATTCCTGGCAAACGCCATGGGTACCGCCCCCTATGCTTCTGTCTGTGGGGTCACTGTGATCTACACCCTGATCCAGTTCACCCATCTGGGCTTCTGCTTCAAGACGGATGCCACCGCAGGGTACACCCTGTTTCACTTGTTGCTGCTGTTTGTGTATTGTGCAATTGTAATTCCGATCGGAGTTATGGGCATAAACAATAAAAAAGACTAACTTATAGGAGGAAATTTATTATGGCAGAAAATCTTTGTCCCCAGTGCGGCGCTCCGCTGGCACCTGGCGCAACAGAATGTAAATATTGCGGCGAGGCAGTAGCCCCTGCGCAGGTGCAGCCCCAGCCTCAGCCCCAGTACCAGCAGCAGGGCGCATACGGTCAGCCCGGTCAGCCGGTACAGGTCTTTGTACAGACCGGCGACAATGACGGCATCGATCCCAGCTGGCCGGTAAAGAGCAAGATCACCGCCGGCCTCCTGGCGATCCTGCTGGGCGGTCTTGGCATTCACAAGTTCTATCTGGGCAAAACCGGTATGGGTATTCTGTATCTGCTGCTTTGCTGGACTTACATTCCCGGCATCGTTGGTCTGGTAGAGGGTATCATGTATCTGTGCTCCAATGACCACAACTTCCAGGTGAAGAACCATGTAAGATTGCAGTAATGCAAAACCCCCGCTCCGGCATGGAACGGGGGATTTTTTGACCCATCCGCATAGCGGGTGGGTCTTTTTTTATGCTCTGACCGGTTCGGATGCATGCATCTGCTTTGGGACTTGCAGCTTTCTTCAGTCAGTCTGATTTTGAGGGCGGAATCGGACTGATTTTCTTGAAAAGTGTACATTTTGCGCAGATTCATGTACATTTTGCAGAATGGATTGACTTCATTCTGCTTTTTTTATAGGATGATGAAAAGGGAAGTCTGCGCATTCCCAAAACAAGGAGGAAGATTGATATGTTCTGTAAACGATGTGGAAATGAGAATCCGGAGGATGCAGTTTACTGCATCAAATGCGGCTACAACATGTGGGATAAAAGCAAGCAGAAGCCGCCGGTGCCCAATCCATCAACCGAGTCTGTGTCCGCCCATGTATCTGTGCCCAGGCACGAACACACACACAAACCGGCATCGGTTCCTGCTCCATCGCTGGCACGGCGTGTGTACCCGCCCAAGCTGATCGTCGCCTTGGTTCTGATTGGGGTGGCGCTGTTGGGAATGCTGCTGCCTTGGTTTAGTTATGGTGACGAGGGTGGTGATTATGGACGTAAACGGGAGATGGGCAAGGTCAGTGGTCTCCAGTATGAATCGATCTTTTTAGGCACAATAGGGGGCGAATCCAATCCTATTACGGATAAAATGGAGAAGTACGGTAAGAAGGACATGGAATTAAAAAATAATCTGGAATTACTAGGAATCACTTCAATTGTCGCCACCATTGCTTTGGGCGCAGGATTGTTTCTGGGCTTTATTTGCAGGAAGAAAGTTTGGATTCCTGTCGGGGTGGCTTGCATTTCGTTTTGGATCATATTTTCCATATTGGATACGTTGGATGAAAACTCGCCATATCAAGGCTATATTAGTTTGTACATTGAAGCCAATGGGTGGGTTGCTGTTTGTTGGCTGGCGTCTTTTGCTGGTTTCATTCTCAGCCTGATGAGCGATAGCGAGCAAAAAAAGAATCAGAGTGCGTAATGCACACTTTTACACAGAAAGGATGAATGTTATGAAAAAGAAGACGATGGCTTGGGGCTGCGCTTTACTGATGGGGCTGACGCTGACGGCCTGCGGTGCGGATGCATCCAAATTTACCGGCTACATAGAGGATCTGGATATGCAGGGTGCCTACAGCTACTATGAGGATCATATTGATTCCTCCAAAAAGAAAGCAGAACTGGATCAGGAGATCAGTGAATCCATGGACGGACTGTATGACAAACTGGTGGATCAGTACATTGCGGGGAATCTGGATTCGGAAAAGCTTTCTTTGTTCAAGCAGCTTACATCGGATGCCGAATTTTCTGAAACATCCGGATACAGCGACTTTTTGCAGGATCTTGCCTACATCGATCAATCCAAGCAGAATTATGACACTGCCATGCAGTATTACGACCAAAAGGATTACGATGCAGCCATCGCCTACTTTGGCGGAGTCATGCAAAGGGACACGGTTCGATATGAGGAGGCGCAGAAAACAATAGAAGCATGCCGTGCGGAACAAAGTAAGCAGCTGGTTCAGGACATTCAGTCCCAGATTCAGACGAAAGCATTTAAAGAGGCACATTATAAGATCGAGCAGCTGAAAAATACGGACAAGGAAGAAGCAGACAAGCTGGTTACAGAGTATGATGCTGCACTTAAGGCTGATGCAGACGCCAGGTTAACGTCCTACTTTGATGCCTTTGATTATGAAGGCGCAGTAGGTTACCTGGCGCAGGTAACTCCGCTTTGTTACTCCTCCGATCTGAGTGACCGGCAAACGCAGCTTGCAGATGAATTTGTTGTTTATGTTTTGAAAATTGCAGACAAGGATGCTGACGCAGAGAATTATGAGGGAGCATCCGCTGTGGTGAAGCAGGCAATGAATGCATTGGGGCAGGACAATGAAAAGCTGTCCGGCGCCTATGATGCATACCGTTCTCACCTGCCGGTGTACCTGGTGGATCTGGATTATATGTCTTGTAAAAACCATGTGGCAACGCACGACACGCTGGAAGACAATACGGGGAATATGTATCATAATGCACTGTATATGTATGAGAGAGTCTCTTGGCAAGATGGCGAAGGATCCGCAGATTATTTTATCAACGGAAAATATGCGACATTTTCCGGAACAGTTGCTGTGCCGCGGGGATTTGCAAATGATTCAAATTCAGCTTATTTTGAAGTATATGGAGACGGAAAGCTACTGTATACCTCGCCGACAATGAAGAATGACTCTTTCCCGGAAGCATTTAATATTGATATTTCCGGTGTGAAGGTTTTGAAAATCTATTATCCCGATTCAAATGGAAATGCGAAATTGGCAACCATTTATGACGGAAAATTGAATCCAAAAGAGGCAGACAAATCGTCGGATTCTTCTGAAGACAACGAGGAATAAGCCTACTGCCCCCTGCTGCCATATGTGCAAATGGGGGCATACTGCTTGCTTCCGTGTGAAAGGAGAGTTTGCACAAAACGAAAAAGTGAAGGAGGACGATGATATGTTTTGTATGCGTTGTGGAAATGAAAATCCGGATGATGCGGTCTTTTGCCGCAAATGCGGCTATACCATGCAGTCGGTTGGTCAGCAGATTACACCCCCTGTGCCAGAACCTGAGCCTGCTGCCCATCGCTACGCTTCAGCCGATCAGGCAACGCTATATGGGTATCCGATCAAGGGGATAATTGCTTTGATGCTGCTTGTGGCGGCGTTCCTGGGTCTTATGCAGCCGGGACTTTCTGCACAGCTCCATTATGTGAAGCTGGAGTTTGATGCAAGAGAATATAATTTACCCCATGTGATCCAGATGTTTGTTTCGGAGGAGGAGATTCGACCAACCGCATGGAGTATTGAGAATGAGGATGAAGATGAGGAACAAATACTCCACTTTAAAGATGAGAAAGCCATTCACACCTGCTTTGTCTTCTTTTGTATTTCGGAAATTCTATCCGCAATATTGCTGATTGTGGGGCTCATTGTGGGGCTTGTATCTCATCGATATTCCGGAGCAGCTGTGGCAGCGTGCGCATGTGTTGTGATCATGTTTCTATTGGCAGCGTATCTGACAGGGAAATCCCCGATTATGACAACTGGTTCTTCTGGGCTTGTGTATTTGCGGTTTACAAGGGGGAAGGGAATCGCAATCTCTTTGATTTGTTCTGTGGCTGCAACTGTTGTGGGTCTCATCGGCAATCACGAGCATAAAACATCAGAGACATAGCGCATTGCTGAATGCATCTGTTTAAAAAAGGAGGATTTTATGATAAAGCAAACTGTAAGACGCGTGATTTTGTGGCTGACTGCGCTGGTGCTTTTGGCGTCTTACGTAGTTTCTGGGAGAAAGGATCTCACCTGCCTTGGATAGGGTGCTAAAGCAAGGAGAAGTGTTTGAAGCAAATCCAAATGGAGTTTTTACTGAGAGTAAGGACAAGTGTCCTTGGGTATGGGTCGGTATCATTGGCATGGCTCTGATTCTTGTGGGAGCTGTTGCGGTGTATCGAAAAAAGACCTGATGCCTTTATACCCCACCTACTGATTTGCCGCATTTTTACGCTCTGACCGTGGCGGATGCATGCAGCGGCAGACTCAACGTAGAAACGGCACAACCCTCCTGGAGGATATCCAGCTGAAATCTGCCGCCGTGGCTCTGGGCGATGCTTTGCAGGATCTTCAGCCCGTAGCCGTGCCCCGGCTCCTGCTTGGTGGTTTTTTGAGGTGCTTTGGCGGAATCGCTTTGGGGCTTGCAGCTGTTCTCCATCCGCAGCATATAGGTTTGCCCCAGTGCTTTCCCCTTGATCTCGATATAGCGGTAGCTGCTGCCGGACTGCTGGCACGCCTCAATGGCATTGTCCAGCAGATTGGAAAACAACCCGCACAGTTCATAGTTGTTCAGCTCCAGTCGCTGGCTGTCCTGAAGGATGCACTGGGTTTCGATGCCAAGATTCCGGGCGGCGTTGGTCTTGATGGTCAGAACCACGTTGATGATGGGCGTACTGCAAAAGGAGATGAGCTTTGCGCCCCGGGTGCTGCCGCCGCAGCTGTGCAGCAATGCTCTGGCTTCCTCCACTTGCTGATTGTCCAGCATACACTGGATGGATTGGATCTGGTTGTTGTAGTCGTGCCGGATCCGGGATGCCTCCTCAAACTGCTCTGTTGCCAGAAGGTAGTACTGGTAGGTGTTCTGCATTTCCAGCTGCAGTCCCTGCAGCTCTGCCTCCTTGATCCGGAAATCGTGCTGTCGGAGAAAGTAAAAGTACTGCTGGATCACCAGGATCAGCAGCAAAAGCTGAAATGCCTGGAGACACAGCAGCTTTGCAGTGGTAAGATGGTTCCAGTCCAGATACGTAAAACAGATCTGGAAGCCAAAGTGAGCGGCTATGGTAAAGAGAATGGAGCAAAGGTATCGGATCCGGTATCTGTCCTTTTTGAGCCGCAGCACAATGGTGATGCCTACATATATCAGGAACATTTCGTCCAAAGTCAAAATCTTTCCAACCAGAGTATACACCGTGTAGCCGTTCATGTTCGCCATGCTGAGTCCGAAAAGCCCGCATTGCACGGCGAGTATGGACAATTCTCCGATCAGAGCGGTGACGATCAGGATCCCCAGCAGAATCAGCCTCTTTTTGACGCTTTCCTTGCAGAGCCACAGCCAGCTGCCCAGCAGAAACAGGGTATCAAAGGTGGAAACGATGGGCCCTCCCTGGGGAAGACCCATGCCGAACACCAGGATAGTATGCTCCAGGATTAGAACGGTGTCGATGATGACGTTTGCTTTCAGAAAAGACCCCCGGAAGGTTCCGTATTCCCGCAGGAAAAAGAGTACCGTTAGCTGATCCGCCACGCAGGACAGAATGGAAAATATGTAGGCAGCCATATATCATGCTTCTTTCTTTCGGCAGCATTGCGCAGGGATGTGCGGTGCTGCTTTTATAGTTTGTCGGATGTGAACCGGAAGAACGCATTCTCTACATCCTTGTAGCGGCGCTGGCTGATCAGAATGGACTTTCCGTTGTGGAGGATCATCTCATACCGGCGCAGCTCCCGGAT from the Ruminococcus champanellensis 18P13 = JCM 17042 genome contains:
- a CDS encoding S1 RNA-binding domain-containing protein; the encoded protein is MQVEIGQVYEGVVKGITPYGAFVDLADGVTGMVHISEVANVYVSNIRDHLTENQTVKVKVLSINEAGKISLSIKKACPPPQREQRKPRDGASRPQNGGRPRQDRGRPNVWEPKKQPPITELSFEDMMARFKQSSEEKICDLKRGSDRKNGSRSRGK
- a CDS encoding SPFH domain-containing protein encodes the protein MAILDVIKFGGLASRDWLVYKHPKDSITLGSQLIVGEGQVAIFVKGGAVCDVFTPGTYTLSTNNLPLLQGIINLPFGGKTPFSAEIYYINTVTKLDLAWGTSDPIQLIDPKYHVRLRIRAFGQVGMKIADYAGFLRELIGSLNASDVVRYTKVLDFYKGILVTKVKSIIADIIIHDQISALEIAAQLDGISQRTQQILTPEFGKFGMQLINFFVKSINFPEEDFETINKILEDKAAFDIMGDSRYATKRSFDVYEGAATNQNGVAGAFAAGGIGLGAGAAIAGNVQPAASVMQAPAPEAAYCPACHAANKQGAKFCNSCGASMTPPEPKPAGKTCPGCGAAVPDGSKFCTECGMSLQPPVCACGATLEPGSKFCNQCGRKVGE
- a CDS encoding TM2 domain-containing protein translates to MAENLCPQCGAPLAPGATECKYCGEAVAPAQVQPQPQPQYQQQGAYGQPGQPVQVFVQTGDNDGIDPSWPVKSKITAGLLAILLGGLGIHKFYLGKTGMGILYLLLCWTYIPGIVGLVEGIMYLCSNDHNFQVKNHVRLQ
- a CDS encoding zinc ribbon domain-containing protein — its product is MFCKRCGNENPEDAVYCIKCGYNMWDKSKQKPPVPNPSTESVSAHVSVPRHEHTHKPASVPAPSLARRVYPPKLIVALVLIGVALLGMLLPWFSYGDEGGDYGRKREMGKVSGLQYESIFLGTIGGESNPITDKMEKYGKKDMELKNNLELLGITSIVATIALGAGLFLGFICRKKVWIPVGVACISFWIIFSILDTLDENSPYQGYISLYIEANGWVAVCWLASFAGFILSLMSDSEQKKNQSA
- a CDS encoding NPCBM/NEW2 domain-containing protein, which gives rise to MKKKTMAWGCALLMGLTLTACGADASKFTGYIEDLDMQGAYSYYEDHIDSSKKKAELDQEISESMDGLYDKLVDQYIAGNLDSEKLSLFKQLTSDAEFSETSGYSDFLQDLAYIDQSKQNYDTAMQYYDQKDYDAAIAYFGGVMQRDTVRYEEAQKTIEACRAEQSKQLVQDIQSQIQTKAFKEAHYKIEQLKNTDKEEADKLVTEYDAALKADADARLTSYFDAFDYEGAVGYLAQVTPLCYSSDLSDRQTQLADEFVVYVLKIADKDADAENYEGASAVVKQAMNALGQDNEKLSGAYDAYRSHLPVYLVDLDYMSCKNHVATHDTLEDNTGNMYHNALYMYERVSWQDGEGSADYFINGKYATFSGTVAVPRGFANDSNSAYFEVYGDGKLLYTSPTMKNDSFPEAFNIDISGVKVLKIYYPDSNGNAKLATIYDGKLNPKEADKSSDSSEDNEE
- a CDS encoding zinc-ribbon domain-containing protein; the protein is MFCMRCGNENPDDAVFCRKCGYTMQSVGQQITPPVPEPEPAAHRYASADQATLYGYPIKGIIALMLLVAAFLGLMQPGLSAQLHYVKLEFDAREYNLPHVIQMFVSEEEIRPTAWSIENEDEDEEQILHFKDEKAIHTCFVFFCISEILSAILLIVGLIVGLVSHRYSGAAVAACACVVIMFLLAAYLTGKSPIMTTGSSGLVYLRFTRGKGIAISLICSVAATVVGLIGNHEHKTSET
- a CDS encoding sensor histidine kinase; protein product: MAAYIFSILSCVADQLTVLFFLREYGTFRGSFLKANVIIDTVLILEHTILVFGMGLPQGGPIVSTFDTLFLLGSWLWLCKESVKKRLILLGILIVTALIGELSILAVQCGLFGLSMANMNGYTVYTLVGKILTLDEMFLIYVGITIVLRLKKDRYRIRYLCSILFTIAAHFGFQICFTYLDWNHLTTAKLLCLQAFQLLLLILVIQQYFYFLRQHDFRIKEAELQGLQLEMQNTYQYYLLATEQFEEASRIRHDYNNQIQSIQCMLDNQQVEEARALLHSCGGSTRGAKLISFCSTPIINVVLTIKTNAARNLGIETQCILQDSQRLELNNYELCGLFSNLLDNAIEACQQSGSSYRYIEIKGKALGQTYMLRMENSCKPQSDSAKAPQKTTKQEPGHGYGLKILQSIAQSHGGRFQLDILQEGCAVSTLSLPLHASATVRA